Genomic segment of Peribacillus frigoritolerans:
AGTCTTACCATTACAGACTATGAAAAAAAGGGGATACGTGTACTGATGAAATGACCTATTTATACAGAATAAGTATAAAACGATGTATGGCTGTCAATAAGTACACTATCATTATTATATCTGGCTAACCTTCAAATGAAATGAGGAATATTCTATAAAAAGGAATAGAGACTGTCTTTTAATGAAGTAAACAAAACTATCGTTAAACAAAGGACTACAAAAAATAGAAATAAAGTCGTTTTATACATTTCTCCGCTCCGCTTTCACCTTAATTTTATATGATGTAAAGGCATGAAATGAACGCTTCGGAATTTCACCCTCAACTCTTTCCATTTTACACACAATAGTTGAAGGCTACAATAATTGTATACATATTTTTTATTTTCGGCCTTTTGCACTAAAAGAAGATTCTCGGTCCTTATCTTATACAGAAATATCCTTTGATTCCTCTTTCTTTTCGAGCCGCCGGATCCTCTTTTCCAATTCCAACTGTTTTTTCCCCAGGGCGGTCCCTTCCCTAACCATCTCTTGATGTGCGATTATTGAACATTTTAGAGCATGACCGACGTCCTTAAATTGATGTTCGTATAATTTTGCACATTCAATCTGTGCCTGTATCCTTATTTGCACATTCCCTTTTAAGGCGACTTCCTTCCAAATTTCCAAAGCTTCAGCGAATTGTTTTTGCTTCTTTTTCTGGAAGGCCAATGCATGGCCAGCTAATATCCGATCTTCCTCATTACCCGATTCCAATATTTTTTGATATGTCTCAACTGACTCCTCTTTTTTCCCCAAATAAGCAAGCCATCGTGCAATTTCCATTGACTCTTCCGTATATCCATCGATTTGGAGGATTTTTCGGGACAAATGAATATACAAAGTGATCAATGATAAGATATCCAATTCATTATGCTTCATGATTCCAAACAGTATTTCTGGATTCTTCCTCTCAACAAAATCAAAATAAATCATCGGTGCCAAATATCCAGGAATATCATCCTCCCTATGTACACCTAGAATATCTGTTTCGACAGCTGATAATTTCACTCGTTCCAATTTGTTTCTCCATAGGCGTCTTGAAGCATGATACAAATCGAAATGTCCGAATTCCGGTAGTTTCGGTACATGTTCCTTTACCAAGGTATGTCTCGTTTTTAGCTGGGGCCAATCAAAGGATTTACCATTATATGTGACAAGCGTTTCGTAATTGATGTTTTCCAGAAAGCTTTGATAAAGCGGTATTTCACTTCCAGGCTGCGGAAGGATATGTTGCTTCACGACTACTTCTTCACCTTCTAAATAGGCATACCCTAGTAAAAAAATGGTATTGCCGGCTCCGCCTCCTAGCCCTGTCGTTTCCGTATCGAAGAAAAACAGATCTTCACTTTTAACGCCCCTGGCGGAAAGTGGATGCTCCAATGAAGTTTGATTCCACTCTTTTACGACCTTTTTCAGCTCGGAAAATTCATATAACCCGTGTTTGTGATTTATAGGGTAACGGACTTCCCTAATGAAACAATAGTCATCGTCGAAATGAAAGGAAACGGTATCGTTCTCCAGCCACTTTTCAAAGTAAGGAATTTCTTCATTCAATGTCTGGTCTTCTTCTACTGGAGAAGGATGTTTTCCTAGGTTCATATGCGTTTTCATACGGTTCAATTTATTTTTTAAAGACATGAAATTACACCTCTTTTCACATATCACTGCAATCTATTAATGTTTTTGCTTACAAAATTGACCTAATAATTGTTTGGCATCACTCTTGGCTGTTTTCGTTGCGGATTCCGTACCGATACAGGAAGGACAGCCGCTTTCACAAGTGCAATTTTCGATCATTGATATTGTTTCCAGCAGAATGACTTCAGAGTTTTCATATACTTTATCACTTAACCCTATGCCTCCCGGATAACTATCATAGATAAAAATGGTCGGTTTTTCATTATGTGCTGCCTTAACCTGCGGATAAACATGAATATCATGCGGATCGCACATAACGTATAGCGGAATCATGTAATTCAGCGCATGCGACGCACCTATCATTCCTTGTTCTATTCGATTTTCGTCCCACTTGAATATATCAGGATCCATGGAAAGCATGGCCGAACTAGTGTGCAGTTCCATCTCAGGGAGACTGATTGGACCTGAACCAATATTTTCATGAGTTTCGAATTTGATTTTTTTGAAGATCGTGGGCATCGCCCTGATTGCGACATCACCAAAAGCAGCTGTTGTGGAAGCGAAAGTTCGCTGTTTATCGACTTCCAATACAGACAATTGGACAGCAAGGTTAGCATCCGTATAATAGTCCACATTGACTTCACGTACATAAGCCTTCTTTTCATCCCAATCAAGTTCTTCCACCTGAAATTGAATTCCCTGGTGTAAATAAATGGCTTCATCGTGAAGAAGGGTCATTGCACTGAACGTATCCATTTCCCCTATGACCCGATTAACCGGTGCATTCGTTTGGTCGATGATCACGACATTTTCCTGTGCCGCTGAGCGCAGGCTGATATTGCTTGCGGGAAAAGCATCAT
This window contains:
- a CDS encoding ribonuclease H-like domain-containing protein translates to MSLKNKLNRMKTHMNLGKHPSPVEEDQTLNEEIPYFEKWLENDTVSFHFDDDYCFIREVRYPINHKHGLYEFSELKKVVKEWNQTSLEHPLSARGVKSEDLFFFDTETTGLGGGAGNTIFLLGYAYLEGEEVVVKQHILPQPGSEIPLYQSFLENINYETLVTYNGKSFDWPQLKTRHTLVKEHVPKLPEFGHFDLYHASRRLWRNKLERVKLSAVETDILGVHREDDIPGYLAPMIYFDFVERKNPEILFGIMKHNELDILSLITLYIHLSRKILQIDGYTEESMEIARWLAYLGKKEESVETYQKILESGNEEDRILAGHALAFQKKKQKQFAEALEIWKEVALKGNVQIRIQAQIECAKLYEHQFKDVGHALKCSIIAHQEMVREGTALGKKQLELEKRIRRLEKKEESKDISV